A region of Nostoc sp. 'Peltigera membranacea cyanobiont' N6 DNA encodes the following proteins:
- a CDS encoding amidase: MSDLVFASACQLAQTIRDRQVSAVEVLDAYLAQIAKHNSKLNAICTLDENNARSAAKQADEALLRGENWGALHGVPITVKDLFETAGLRTTAGSISLKDYLPQHDATVVKRLRSAGAILLGKTNVGDLAGGYQGLNDVFPRVNNPWNLSYTPGGTSSGGAAAIAAGLSPLDLCSDFGGSIRQPAHFCGIYGFKPTDRRVPTTGHIPEVPGAPHCMRQMLTVGGLARSIEDLSLCLQLIAGADTAQPDISPVPLDRPSDRLLQTRQIAWSDEWSFYPVAGEIKLAIQSVATKLTEAGVTLKKWVPNFDFLAAWQTYYKLATYNLIYAQSLTVSDIRKNLSFLFRDGMQGDRNFRKLGNLPGIGLPISLNPTLKGYFETLTERDSSIAQMDEALTQWDAYLCPVAMTSAFTHRERGTAIQVDNRSVPYSMASGAYVVPFNLTGHPAVVIPIGKTQNGLPIGMQIVGKRWQEMELLAIAQDIDQVVGGFQRPSEY, from the coding sequence ATGAGCGATCTTGTTTTTGCCTCAGCTTGTCAACTTGCCCAGACGATCCGCGATCGCCAAGTTTCTGCGGTTGAAGTTCTGGATGCTTATCTTGCTCAAATTGCCAAACACAACTCGAAACTGAATGCGATTTGCACGCTAGATGAAAACAATGCCCGAAGTGCAGCCAAGCAAGCAGATGAAGCTTTACTTCGAGGCGAAAATTGGGGTGCTTTACATGGCGTTCCGATTACCGTTAAAGATTTATTTGAAACGGCTGGGCTACGAACCACAGCAGGATCAATCTCCCTTAAAGACTATCTTCCTCAACACGATGCTACTGTTGTCAAGCGTCTTCGTTCAGCAGGTGCCATCCTGCTGGGAAAAACGAATGTGGGCGATTTAGCAGGCGGGTATCAGGGACTCAATGATGTTTTTCCTCGCGTAAATAATCCCTGGAACCTTAGCTATACGCCTGGTGGTACTTCTAGTGGTGGTGCAGCAGCGATCGCAGCGGGTTTATCTCCGCTCGATCTCTGTTCCGATTTTGGTGGGTCAATTCGTCAACCTGCTCATTTTTGCGGTATTTACGGCTTCAAACCGACCGATCGTCGTGTTCCAACTACGGGACACATCCCTGAAGTTCCTGGCGCACCTCACTGTATGCGTCAAATGCTGACAGTCGGTGGGCTGGCACGTTCTATTGAAGACTTATCCCTTTGTCTGCAACTCATTGCGGGCGCTGATACTGCTCAACCAGATATTTCTCCTGTCCCGCTCGATCGACCTTCCGATCGATTACTTCAAACTCGGCAGATTGCTTGGTCAGATGAATGGTCATTCTATCCTGTTGCCGGAGAGATTAAATTAGCCATACAGTCCGTTGCAACAAAGCTGACGGAAGCAGGAGTAACTTTGAAAAAGTGGGTTCCCAATTTTGATTTTCTTGCCGCATGGCAAACCTACTACAAGCTTGCAACTTACAACTTGATCTATGCCCAATCGCTAACGGTGAGTGATATTCGGAAGAATCTATCTTTTTTATTTCGTGATGGTATGCAAGGCGATCGCAATTTTCGCAAGCTTGGTAATCTCCCTGGCATCGGTTTACCTATCTCCTTAAACCCAACCCTAAAAGGCTATTTTGAAACACTAACAGAACGAGATTCCTCGATCGCTCAGATGGATGAAGCCCTGACTCAATGGGATGCCTACCTTTGCCCTGTAGCCATGACTTCCGCATTTACCCATCGGGAACGCGGCACAGCAATTCAAGTGGACAATCGCAGTGTGCCGTATTCTATGGCATCGGGTGCTTATGTCGTGCCGTTTAATCTCACGGGGCATCCAGCGGTAGTTATTCCCATTGGAAAAACTCAAAATGGCTTGCCAATCGGAATGCAGATAGTTGGGAAGCGATGGCAAGAAATGGAGTTATTGGCGATCGCTCAGGACATCGATCAAGTCGTTGGTGGATTTCAACGCCCTTCTGAGTATTGA
- a CDS encoding aldo/keto reductase, with the protein MQYRRFGKTNLHLSVFSLGTMRYLASFENAHQTIEQALALGINHLETARGYGKSEEFLGMMLKAGLSIPRRKLYITTKIPATADADTMRRCIDESLERLQLDYLDCLGIHGLNTWQHLEWVQAKNGCMQAVDEAVADGRVRHVGFSSHGSLELIQAAIKTDFFEFVYLHYYYFFQRHAPAIQLAAEKDMGIFIISPADKGGLLYTPPQTLEDLCYPYSPLEISQRFLLSDDRITTLSIGPANPDELREPLRIADNDGELTSAEISAFQRLENQQKVALKTDKCSQCYACLPCPENINIPEVLRLRNLAVAYDMKDYGQYRYGMFENAGHWFPGMKGNRCTECGDCLPRCPEKLDIPALLEDAHERLNGKAGRRLWG; encoded by the coding sequence ATGCAATACCGACGCTTTGGAAAAACGAATCTGCACCTCTCGGTTTTTTCCTTGGGAACAATGCGCTACCTGGCTTCTTTTGAAAATGCTCACCAAACCATCGAACAAGCCTTAGCGTTAGGAATTAATCATCTAGAAACCGCTAGAGGTTACGGCAAAAGCGAGGAATTTCTTGGTATGATGCTAAAAGCTGGGTTGTCAATACCCCGAAGGAAGCTTTACATCACTACCAAAATTCCAGCCACAGCAGATGCTGACACCATGCGTCGGTGCATCGACGAATCCCTAGAACGATTACAGCTAGATTATTTAGATTGTTTAGGTATTCATGGCTTGAACACTTGGCAACATTTGGAGTGGGTGCAAGCCAAAAATGGCTGTATGCAGGCTGTAGACGAAGCTGTTGCTGATGGACGAGTCCGACACGTTGGTTTTTCCAGCCACGGGTCATTAGAGTTAATTCAAGCAGCAATCAAGACAGATTTTTTTGAATTTGTCTATCTGCATTATTACTATTTTTTTCAACGGCACGCACCAGCGATTCAACTAGCTGCCGAAAAGGATATGGGCATTTTCATTATCTCCCCTGCTGACAAGGGAGGACTTCTCTACACGCCACCCCAAACTCTAGAAGACCTGTGCTATCCGTATTCACCCTTAGAGATAAGCCAGCGTTTTTTACTTTCTGATGACCGTATTACTACTTTGAGTATCGGACCAGCTAACCCAGATGAATTAAGGGAACCTTTGCGAATTGCTGATAATGATGGAGAGTTAACATCAGCAGAAATATCTGCTTTCCAAAGATTAGAAAATCAGCAAAAAGTTGCTTTAAAAACTGATAAATGTAGCCAGTGTTATGCCTGTTTGCCCTGTCCAGAAAATATCAACATTCCAGAGGTATTGCGGTTACGTAATCTTGCCGTAGCATACGACATGAAAGACTATGGACAATATCGTTATGGAATGTTTGAAAATGCCGGTCACTGGTTCCCTGGAATGAAAGGCAACCGTTGCACAGAATGTGGTGACTGTTTACCTCGGTGTCCAGAAAAGTTAGATATTCCAGCTTTGTTGGAAGATGCTCATGAAAGATTAAATGGGAAAGCAGGTAGGAGATTGTGGGGTTGA
- a CDS encoding bifunctional nuclease family protein, whose product MIEMKVAGIALDAITRSPIVLLKDSSDRRALPIYIGQEQARAIMGALENQKPPRPLTHDLIVNLLETWNMTLEKVIIHSLQKDTFYAALIVQQGEVKKEIDARPSDAIAIALRTNTPIWVMEEVIADASIPVDRDADEAEQQAFREFISNLRPEDLIKRFGNGDS is encoded by the coding sequence ATGATTGAAATGAAAGTTGCTGGCATAGCATTAGATGCCATAACCCGCAGCCCGATCGTCCTTTTGAAAGATTCTTCAGATCGGCGGGCTTTGCCAATTTACATCGGTCAGGAACAGGCTAGGGCAATTATGGGTGCGCTGGAGAATCAGAAGCCTCCCAGACCCTTAACCCACGACCTGATTGTGAATCTTCTAGAGACTTGGAATATGACTCTAGAAAAGGTGATCATTCATTCCCTGCAAAAGGATACATTCTATGCAGCTTTAATTGTCCAGCAAGGCGAAGTCAAAAAAGAAATTGACGCGCGTCCTAGCGATGCGATCGCCATTGCCCTCCGTACAAATACTCCCATTTGGGTAATGGAAGAAGTAATTGCGGATGCTTCTATCCCTGTCGATCGCGATGCAGATGAAGCCGAACAACAAGCCTTCCGCGAATTTATTTCTAATCTCCGTCCCGAAGATTTGATTAAGCGCTTTGGTAATGGCGACAGCTAA
- a CDS encoding riboflavin synthase gives MFTGLIQALGTMEPLGGDSWQITCVSQSGEVIMQDLAYGDSIAVDGVCLTVEKVLKDGFIATASPETLRRTTLGGEQTQQRYVNLEASLKVGSKVGGHFVMGHVDGIGRLLVSEQTASSWEMTFIASDAIARYIVPKGSIAVNGISLTVAAYEPEVSQFKVAVIPLTYADTNLRYLVSGSLVNLEGDILGKYVEKFLYSGNPHTKVHDDNSLDGITPAFLAEHGYL, from the coding sequence GTGTTTACAGGATTAATCCAGGCATTAGGAACGATGGAACCCTTGGGGGGCGATTCTTGGCAAATTACTTGTGTCAGCCAGTCGGGTGAAGTAATTATGCAAGATTTGGCTTATGGTGACAGTATTGCTGTCGATGGTGTTTGCCTGACAGTAGAAAAAGTTTTAAAAGACGGGTTTATCGCCACGGCTTCACCGGAAACACTACGCCGGACGACGTTAGGAGGCGAGCAAACGCAACAAAGATATGTCAATTTAGAAGCGTCGCTAAAAGTAGGCAGCAAGGTTGGCGGTCATTTTGTGATGGGTCATGTAGATGGCATTGGTAGATTGCTAGTGTCAGAACAAACGGCTAGTTCTTGGGAAATGACCTTTATTGCATCTGATGCGATCGCACGATACATTGTGCCCAAAGGTAGCATTGCCGTCAATGGCATCAGCCTCACAGTAGCCGCTTATGAGCCAGAAGTGTCCCAATTCAAGGTGGCGGTAATCCCCCTCACTTATGCCGACACAAATCTTCGCTATTTGGTTTCTGGCAGCTTGGTGAATCTAGAAGGTGATATTCTCGGCAAATACGTCGAAAAATTCCTTTATTCTGGCAACCCACACACCAAAGTCCATGATGACAATAGTTTAGATGGCATTACACCCGCATTCTTAGCAGAACACGGGTATTTGTAA